A DNA window from Nostoc sp. KVJ3 contains the following coding sequences:
- a CDS encoding tyrosine-type recombinase/integrase — MNPIHPENLSVLENSLALAIGEDFSLENDPDVIGQLIGDKRSPNTKREYQKDLKDFFLFVVKKEPSRDLVLEFLHLEQRHAVAVVLKYKAHLIKKKLAEATVNRRLSAIKSMVEMGRRLGVCNFSLDDVKGEKVETYRDTMGIPAEDYAQVIALVDRITLKGKRDYAIMRLLWDNGLRRQEIVNLNVRDFNAKEKTLEILGKGKGSQKEVLDLSERTTDAISGWIKVSKKKRSNEALFTVLAYHKNGARLTGEAIRRLVDGLCKQAGITKKMSPHRVRHSAITTVLDLNNGNYRATQRFSRHAQVQTVLKYDDNRQRLQKQMSDSISELI; from the coding sequence ATGAACCCCATTCACCCGGAAAATCTTAGTGTTCTAGAAAACTCACTTGCGTTAGCGATCGGCGAAGATTTTTCCCTAGAGAATGACCCCGATGTAATAGGGCAGTTGATTGGCGACAAGCGATCGCCCAACACCAAGCGCGAATACCAGAAAGACCTGAAAGATTTTTTTCTGTTTGTCGTTAAGAAAGAACCCAGCCGGGATTTGGTTTTGGAATTCCTTCACCTGGAACAACGTCATGCCGTTGCTGTGGTTCTCAAGTACAAGGCACACCTCATCAAGAAAAAGCTGGCTGAAGCTACAGTGAATCGTCGCCTTAGTGCTATCAAGTCAATGGTTGAGATGGGGCGACGGCTGGGTGTGTGCAATTTCTCTTTAGATGATGTCAAAGGTGAAAAGGTCGAAACCTACCGTGACACAATGGGCATTCCAGCCGAGGACTATGCCCAAGTCATAGCGCTAGTTGACCGCATTACCCTTAAGGGCAAGCGCGATTATGCCATTATGCGGTTACTTTGGGATAATGGCTTGCGTCGTCAGGAGATAGTCAATTTGAATGTGCGTGACTTTAACGCCAAGGAAAAAACTCTTGAAATCCTGGGTAAAGGCAAGGGTAGCCAGAAGGAAGTTCTTGACCTATCGGAAAGAACCACCGACGCAATCTCCGGTTGGATAAAGGTAAGTAAGAAGAAACGTAGTAATGAAGCGCTTTTCACGGTGCTGGCATACCACAAGAATGGAGCGAGATTAACCGGGGAGGCAATCAGGCGACTGGTGGATGGGCTATGCAAGCAAGCCGGAATTACTAAGAAGATGTCACCGCATCGTGTCCGCCACAGTGCGATTACTACAGTATTGGATCTGAACAATGGGAACTACCGTGCTACTCAGCGATTCAGCAGACACGCCCAAGTGCAGACGGTTTTGAAATATGATGATAACCGCCAGCGTTTACAAAAGCAGATGAGCGACTCAATATCAGAATTGATTTAG
- a CDS encoding DEAD/DEAH box helicase: MSYYLFEIPSVSGHHVDLVFADPDNPNAPAYSHYAFTIGTTANPNELTQRRGIPFTSFRDWEKLFKKFPDVEQMLDKKKAYLPGQSVLEDEDLNPRFRINTAMRLGALELLANIFSGRITASDKDPFPHQLALQQYMNTHQMQVQRLLIADEVGLGKTIEVGLVLRDLLVVQGYSKPLRCLYLTKGGLLDDVRLKLASVITGGDGESIVQVERSFVDYGDRTDGIHIASMDAARRYVKTAQKKKLFTGVKPEILIIDEAHHCASEDNLTSPQRIGLKATTRAYEAAYQMITGEFWQDSVPPKLVILMSATPFRSKPQFVNLLRLLTHQTSGIENSYSPNITNEELIQALGSDNSSDNLPTAVIWRQQDTVRSWSGERLFPKLTIERPDLYTSDQYLQLIKDIREKVKEICNTNGERFGGFAIRQLETRLTSSTITGAMWLFRWCVRHQEWKTQDEYRRDTSESTENLRKLIKGISQKLAAYDESIKSGHVDVSFPSDNFTFKAGKIGQPHTPKRKNTITDIYDLSKKLRGSDEEDSTFIADSSELLELTELALKLLNFADAHGETGVENAKLTWLKDVLEKHPESKFLIFTESLQTCEIIIKALPRDSDKLTGDMSLAQREEAVARLRGVSVKSSPIRVLVATSAADEGFDFQVANRVIHWDLSPNPAVLMQRNGRVARLGQISDVIAYYLIIAGTHEERRERALVDRFTQLGITDERMRLKILGSLSKEEEDQIFQDIEEGEFSLIDDILKRAESDQKDMEEKLKELQTQVKQQWVISRQELAKRLEMWMELGLPSVDQNYNLTFSTNKWSRPVFQNEGTVMQTAQAKIAVIQDKKFTFDPEFKVFSQQKENILLAGLYPWHEKEWEGVVKHRPLHKSDPIGDLACSLARQRKADFTTISASRFYKQFPNLRDVRYVLFVTHPLREVESNVSANSYSYLTFYAFNSDLSQPIEAKGAIAKDVYNLISLLEDDALKIASISLDNDVFEVAKKASQELVEWLNKSTQLGGLTKKAYFLPIPVALVAVLP; encoded by the coding sequence ATGTCTTATTACTTATTCGAGATTCCTTCCGTCAGTGGTCATCATGTAGATTTAGTTTTCGCAGACCCAGACAATCCAAACGCGCCTGCCTACTCTCACTACGCTTTTACGATTGGAACTACTGCTAATCCAAATGAGTTAACACAGCGTCGTGGTATTCCATTTACCAGCTTTCGCGACTGGGAAAAACTGTTCAAAAAATTTCCAGATGTTGAGCAAATGCTCGATAAAAAAAAGGCATACCTTCCTGGTCAAAGTGTACTTGAGGATGAGGACTTAAATCCAAGATTTCGTATCAATACAGCTATGCGGCTTGGTGCGTTAGAACTGCTTGCCAACATTTTTTCGGGTCGAATTACTGCTAGCGATAAAGATCCTTTCCCTCATCAGTTGGCGTTGCAACAGTATATGAATACTCATCAAATGCAAGTACAACGCCTACTCATTGCTGATGAGGTTGGACTTGGAAAAACGATCGAAGTTGGTTTGGTATTACGAGATTTGCTTGTTGTACAGGGTTATTCCAAGCCACTTCGCTGTCTTTACCTGACAAAAGGTGGGCTTTTAGATGATGTCAGGCTAAAGCTTGCGTCGGTTATTACCGGCGGAGATGGTGAAAGTATTGTTCAGGTTGAGAGATCCTTTGTTGATTATGGCGACCGTACTGATGGTATTCATATTGCCAGTATGGATGCAGCAAGACGCTATGTTAAGACAGCCCAGAAGAAGAAGTTATTTACAGGAGTTAAACCTGAAATTCTAATTATTGATGAAGCACATCACTGTGCAAGCGAAGATAACTTGACTAGCCCACAGCGTATTGGACTAAAAGCAACGACAAGAGCTTATGAGGCTGCTTATCAAATGATCACTGGAGAGTTTTGGCAGGATTCTGTTCCTCCAAAACTGGTAATTTTGATGAGTGCTACTCCATTTCGCTCTAAACCTCAATTTGTTAATCTATTGCGTCTTCTCACACATCAAACTTCAGGGATTGAGAACTCATACTCACCTAATATCACTAATGAAGAACTCATTCAAGCTTTGGGTTCTGATAACTCATCTGATAACTTACCTACTGCGGTAATTTGGCGACAACAAGATACTGTTCGTAGCTGGAGTGGGGAGCGTTTATTTCCGAAATTGACGATTGAACGCCCAGACCTCTATACCAGTGATCAATATCTGCAACTAATTAAAGATATTCGGGAAAAAGTCAAGGAGATTTGCAACACTAATGGTGAAAGGTTTGGTGGATTTGCCATTCGGCAACTGGAAACAAGATTAACTAGCAGCACAATTACTGGCGCAATGTGGCTGTTTCGCTGGTGTGTTAGACATCAGGAATGGAAAACTCAAGATGAATATAGACGAGATACATCTGAAAGTACAGAGAATCTTCGTAAGCTTATTAAAGGAATTTCTCAAAAGCTTGCTGCCTATGATGAAAGTATTAAATCTGGACACGTAGATGTTTCATTCCCTAGCGATAATTTTACTTTCAAGGCTGGTAAAATAGGACAACCACATACTCCTAAGAGAAAAAACACGATAACCGATATTTACGATCTCAGTAAAAAGCTCCGTGGAAGTGATGAAGAAGATAGCACTTTTATTGCTGACAGTAGCGAACTTTTAGAACTAACAGAACTTGCGCTGAAACTTCTCAATTTTGCAGATGCTCACGGTGAAACTGGAGTAGAAAATGCCAAGCTTACTTGGCTTAAGGATGTGCTTGAGAAGCATCCTGAATCAAAGTTTCTAATTTTTACAGAGAGCCTGCAAACTTGTGAAATTATTATTAAGGCTCTTCCACGAGACAGTGACAAGTTAACCGGTGATATGAGCCTTGCTCAGAGAGAGGAGGCTGTTGCTCGGCTACGTGGTGTGAGTGTAAAGAGTTCCCCTATAAGGGTTTTGGTGGCGACTTCAGCCGCAGATGAAGGTTTTGACTTTCAAGTTGCAAACCGCGTCATTCATTGGGATTTAAGTCCAAACCCAGCAGTGCTAATGCAACGAAACGGTCGGGTTGCCCGACTAGGACAAATTTCAGATGTCATTGCTTATTACTTAATTATTGCTGGTACGCATGAAGAAAGGAGAGAACGAGCGTTAGTTGATCGCTTTACCCAACTGGGGATTACAGACGAAAGAATGCGCCTCAAGATTCTTGGTTCCCTCAGCAAGGAAGAGGAAGATCAAATATTTCAGGATATTGAAGAAGGTGAATTTTCACTAATTGACGATATTCTAAAGCGAGCTGAATCTGACCAAAAAGACATGGAAGAAAAACTAAAAGAGCTTCAAACTCAAGTTAAACAGCAATGGGTGATTAGCCGACAAGAACTAGCAAAACGCCTAGAAATGTGGATGGAATTAGGTTTGCCCTCTGTCGATCAGAACTATAATTTAACTTTTAGCACTAATAAATGGAGCCGTCCTGTATTTCAAAATGAAGGTACAGTGATGCAAACTGCTCAGGCTAAGATCGCTGTCATTCAAGACAAAAAATTTACGTTTGATCCAGAGTTTAAAGTGTTTAGCCAACAGAAAGAAAATATCTTGCTTGCAGGTCTTTATCCCTGGCATGAGAAGGAATGGGAAGGAGTTGTGAAGCATCGACCCCTTCATAAGTCTGATCCAATTGGAGACCTTGCATGTTCCCTAGCTCGACAACGCAAAGCAGACTTTACAACAATCTCGGCAAGTCGGTTTTATAAACAATTTCCTAATCTACGAGACGTTCGCTACGTTCTATTTGTGACTCACCCTCTTCGTGAAGTAGAAAGTAATGTGTCAGCCAATTCATATTCTTACCTGACGTTTTATGCCTTCAACAGCGATTTATCTCAGCCCATAGAAGCCAAAGGTGCAATAGCGAAAGACGTTTATAATTTAATCTCTTTATTGGAGGATGATGCGCTGAAAATAGCTTCAATATCTCTTGATAATGATGTGTTTGAGGTGGCAAAAAAAGCAAGCCAAGAACTTGTGGAGTGGTTGAATAAATCAACACAACTTGGCGGTCTTACTAAAAAAGCCTATTTTCTGCCAATTCCAGTAGCACTCGTGGCCGTGCTTCCTTAA
- a CDS encoding chromosome partitioning protein ParA has translation MKSQDTKNLWEEQILPYWSHRDRPAGHRFLGSIRIKQKASEQLLDIVGQNLQQLDRFSYDSLQDRFYELEQNWLKILTVALSEYAYYYSSDRFWQGFCERLNINHNQGVEHTFRRVVDEGINLLGLVRAKGGYKYVSTLWLQSGVPEQNLVHFAQLVQEIAEEYGWWELAHTSDEDLSQLLLSICQEKHLQWCTLINFLKSSYSEDPETEPISGQLLQGIAIVAQELERKKASPQALEDEKQREEILGNYYLPHNFFLRNWNALTQVLTPRSGSSQSRGIITRRSKPLLLSLDIDDSLNTQLLLPEQVLWKPEWRNLRGTYCRIPQAKWEDTIPTAGDLIIPELIIEVNQASENWNCQMLDHNRQNLLEWHYKGISSDLPCLVFDALTGEHLPLNLSQPAIIAVDEVFCFTPKDIQPEFANGIEVLDSYIPSSIQGWRGRLIRLTTPESSIVLTIPETNHSQLIIWKLVRSDEPVFTGLRLTGKNTIYLEPPTFWYPPINQTLDINVLVENITERYIVARTIESLSSSNRWVAIKLTQWITEPGCYEARFWFDQKRWSYRFEVKSKSQISGITPLNKPQISSDSGFSEADLPIKHDTSHKFWAEVIKLEGLWPLEEVILCLSNGNEKIPYQLQADASGSLRIHLSTLYDLLPNSDLYALDYQRLGLEPQRLVQMQTLPQDVNWTWTSQAIHLSGLLLGKLYSLSCWNLLLPDLEPVEIKIPLIEQGTTTTEVTLNLPPGIYHIQLVSSSSQALPENLGWWCGSGRYDLPEDIEGDEAKENYCYTILGNSESKESFIAAVNQLKLDFDRQQIEARIFTLENNQYYFPAWLNQDSLLGKVKGLLEILSLPVAAPKLPINVSNTRPPIEPSLPLVGGGNWYLVSVRSKKRDLFLKHLDIAIKQNNLQKLIFKIKIPQDLVYKDMVLLNLSNFRTAYDHLQKIECFQSMERRPLQLEQVSRMLGNQ, from the coding sequence ATGAAATCTCAAGATACAAAAAACTTATGGGAAGAACAAATATTACCATACTGGTCTCATCGCGATCGCCCAGCCGGACATAGATTTCTTGGTAGTATTCGTATTAAGCAAAAAGCTAGTGAGCAATTACTTGATATTGTCGGTCAAAACTTGCAGCAGTTAGACAGATTTAGCTATGATTCACTGCAAGATAGATTTTACGAATTAGAGCAAAACTGGCTAAAAATTCTTACTGTTGCTCTTTCAGAATATGCTTACTATTATTCCAGTGACAGATTTTGGCAAGGCTTTTGCGAACGGCTAAATATTAACCACAACCAAGGAGTAGAACATACCTTTCGTCGGGTTGTAGATGAAGGAATAAATCTGCTAGGTTTAGTGCGAGCTAAAGGTGGATATAAATATGTCTCAACCTTATGGCTACAAAGCGGTGTTCCAGAACAAAATCTGGTTCATTTCGCCCAGCTAGTTCAAGAAATTGCTGAGGAATACGGTTGGTGGGAATTAGCTCATACTTCAGATGAAGATTTATCACAATTACTATTGAGTATTTGTCAAGAAAAGCATCTGCAATGGTGTACATTAATTAATTTTCTTAAATCCAGCTATTCTGAAGATCCGGAAACTGAACCGATTTCTGGGCAACTATTGCAAGGTATCGCCATAGTTGCTCAAGAATTAGAACGTAAAAAAGCTTCTCCCCAAGCTTTAGAAGATGAAAAGCAGCGAGAAGAAATATTAGGTAATTATTACCTACCACACAATTTTTTCCTGCGGAACTGGAATGCTTTAACTCAAGTTTTAACACCCAGATCCGGCTCTAGTCAAAGTCGAGGTATTATAACTCGACGTAGTAAACCTCTATTGTTGAGTTTAGATATTGACGACTCGTTGAACACACAATTACTGCTACCAGAACAAGTTTTATGGAAGCCAGAATGGCGAAATCTTAGAGGAACCTATTGTCGGATTCCCCAAGCTAAATGGGAAGATACAATTCCCACGGCTGGAGATTTAATTATTCCAGAACTCATAATAGAGGTTAATCAAGCATCTGAAAACTGGAATTGTCAAATGCTTGACCATAATCGCCAGAACTTGCTTGAATGGCACTACAAAGGTATTAGCAGTGATCTTCCATGTTTAGTATTTGATGCCTTAACAGGAGAACATTTACCGCTCAACCTCTCTCAACCCGCAATTATTGCTGTTGATGAAGTGTTCTGCTTCACGCCTAAAGATATCCAACCAGAATTCGCTAACGGGATTGAGGTTTTAGATAGCTACATCCCTTCCAGTATACAGGGATGGCGAGGTCGGCTCATTAGGTTAACAACTCCAGAGTCTTCAATTGTATTAACGATACCTGAAACTAATCATTCCCAACTGATTATCTGGAAGTTGGTAAGGTCAGATGAACCAGTATTTACGGGTTTGAGATTAACAGGTAAGAATACTATTTATTTGGAACCTCCTACTTTCTGGTATCCACCTATTAATCAAACTTTAGATATTAATGTATTAGTTGAGAATATTACAGAGCGGTATATCGTTGCTCGCACAATTGAAAGTTTATCATCTAGTAATCGCTGGGTTGCCATTAAACTGACTCAGTGGATTACCGAACCCGGATGCTATGAAGCACGTTTCTGGTTTGACCAAAAGCGATGGTCATATCGATTTGAGGTGAAATCAAAATCTCAAATTTCTGGAATTACTCCATTAAATAAGCCACAAATTAGCAGTGATTCAGGATTTTCGGAAGCAGACTTACCTATCAAACATGATACTTCACACAAGTTTTGGGCAGAAGTTATCAAACTTGAAGGACTTTGGCCTTTAGAAGAAGTTATTTTATGTTTATCTAATGGTAATGAAAAGATACCATATCAATTACAAGCAGATGCATCAGGAAGTTTAAGAATTCATCTATCTACACTGTATGACTTACTTCCTAATTCCGACTTGTATGCCCTAGATTACCAGCGTTTGGGGCTAGAGCCACAACGACTAGTCCAAATGCAAACTTTACCTCAAGATGTAAATTGGACTTGGACAAGTCAAGCTATTCATTTGTCTGGACTTCTACTTGGTAAGCTATATTCCCTATCCTGCTGGAATTTGCTTCTACCAGATTTAGAGCCAGTAGAAATAAAAATACCTTTAATTGAACAGGGTACCACAACTACTGAAGTTACTCTGAATCTCCCACCTGGGATTTATCATATTCAGCTAGTTAGTTCTAGTTCTCAAGCATTACCCGAAAATTTAGGCTGGTGGTGTGGTAGTGGTCGATACGACCTACCTGAAGATATTGAGGGAGATGAAGCTAAAGAAAATTACTGCTATACGATTTTGGGAAATAGTGAGTCAAAAGAGTCATTTATAGCTGCTGTAAATCAACTGAAATTAGACTTTGACCGCCAACAGATAGAAGCGAGAATCTTTACCCTGGAAAATAACCAATATTATTTTCCAGCTTGGTTGAATCAAGATTCTCTACTTGGCAAAGTTAAAGGGCTTTTAGAGATTTTGAGCTTGCCAGTAGCTGCTCCTAAATTACCAATAAATGTATCAAATACAAGACCTCCTATAGAGCCGTCATTACCACTAGTAGGTGGTGGTAACTGGTACTTAGTCAGCGTTCGCTCTAAAAAGCGAGACTTATTTCTGAAGCATTTGGACATCGCTATTAAGCAAAATAACTTGCAGAAATTAATTTTTAAAATAAAAATACCGCAAGATTTAGTTTACAAAGATATGGTGTTACTGAATTTAAGTAACTTTAGAACGGCATATGATCACCTACAAAAAATTGAATGCTTCCAGAGTATGGAACGCAGGCCATTGCAGTTGGAACAAGTCAGTCGAATGTTAGGAAACCAGTGA